In Bacteroidota bacterium, a single genomic region encodes these proteins:
- a CDS encoding FG-GAP-like repeat-containing protein, whose amino-acid sequence MLNFRPSYWYLFLGVLIGAWPAQQSVAQIQLNEVAVAAGIGSDNFNSSSAHGLGAIWIDYDNDGFPDLFVANGSSLPSHLYRNEGNGTFSNQDDLLPAGLIGEPTSAMFADYDNDGDQDIYITVANLTPDVADGGANHLLQNQWVENGNQLLPGQPLFIDVAAAAGVDNLASPALGALPGYASYTGAWLDYDRDSCIDLFVGNMDWDEAGTSSNKNFLYKNNCDGTFTDVTVASGVDTGDTDDWRPSLAFFGGLLTPGDIDPDLYVVNVHDFSPFHHDLIYQNNGDGTFTEFGDTMPGFGDDSGAGMGTAVADIDLDGDWDIYLSDLPDPGNEPVAEGNPLYLGNPDGTWSENAAPAAGVESFSSWGVNFVDLDQDGFEDLFVGTIAPNNAVKSVFHNNGDGTFADVTASSGFPTQFPARGTAIADYDRDGDMDIVQVNLNDRIILFENVTTGQGNWLQVDLEATVSNRSAIGTLLEATTGGTTRMRQINGGASAHSQDELVVHFGLGSATNIDELKISWPSGEVQILTNVGVNQMITVTEPNGGGGSGTLVVTPGSIDFGQQEEGTTSAPAAITLSNTGTAALDVTGVSISGADAVDFSDTFGGSVMIPAGGSSTFDVTFTPSAAAAPLMGDVIYRVNAGGDLVSDWEEDSDTNPSAYVNESATATQSTTSAITLDSSVPAGTPEALFQTVRIDAAKADPVMEWDFPVTAGDELTIRLFFAEIIRCQNGSHIFDVVIEGTTVLEEYDPFAEVGCEVGTMKEFVVTAGDNNLDIDFPLGGNNRPPIIAAIEIESESGGTGGADIRTAQLDVTHTGSNPSQSVSLTGEATTDGGGGNDAPVAAFTFAATDLDVSFTDGSSDSDGSVVSWSWDFGDGNSSTGQNPDHTYAAAGTYTVALTVTDDAGATGATSQSVTVTDGTTAGTMHIESITTSVVRGGGTGHVEAVITIVDENGNPVETATVSGTFSDDVSGADTQDTNASGEAMLMSDAITVRPQTISVCVDNVTHATLTYDPGANSDPGFACSAAPSAARSGADQLALTAGLPTEFALESNYPNPFNPTTTIRFDVPEASDVRLEVYDLMGRRVATLVNGQMAAGRYEATWNARSDAGASVASGVYLYRMQAGSFESVQRMVLMK is encoded by the coding sequence ATGCTTAACTTCAGACCATCCTATTGGTACCTTTTTCTAGGTGTACTGATAGGAGCCTGGCCTGCGCAGCAAAGCGTTGCGCAAATCCAGCTCAATGAAGTTGCAGTTGCCGCCGGTATCGGATCGGATAACTTCAACTCTTCTTCTGCCCATGGTTTGGGCGCCATTTGGATCGATTATGACAACGACGGATTTCCAGATCTTTTTGTAGCCAACGGTTCGAGCCTGCCTTCACATCTGTACCGCAACGAAGGTAACGGTACTTTTTCTAATCAGGATGACCTGCTGCCGGCTGGCCTTATCGGTGAGCCAACCAGCGCCATGTTTGCTGATTACGACAACGATGGGGACCAGGATATCTACATCACCGTTGCCAACCTCACGCCAGATGTAGCGGATGGTGGTGCAAACCACTTGCTGCAAAACCAGTGGGTAGAGAATGGTAACCAGTTGCTTCCCGGACAGCCACTGTTCATCGACGTAGCTGCAGCAGCCGGCGTGGACAACCTCGCATCACCAGCATTGGGTGCACTCCCCGGCTACGCAAGCTATACCGGCGCATGGCTCGACTATGACCGCGACAGCTGTATCGACCTTTTTGTCGGTAATATGGACTGGGACGAAGCCGGCACCAGCTCAAATAAAAACTTCCTCTACAAAAACAACTGTGACGGCACCTTTACCGACGTGACGGTTGCAAGTGGGGTAGACACAGGAGACACAGACGACTGGCGCCCTTCACTCGCCTTCTTTGGTGGGCTTCTTACGCCGGGCGATATTGATCCTGACCTTTACGTAGTAAACGTACACGATTTTTCTCCTTTTCACCACGACCTGATCTATCAGAACAATGGCGACGGTACCTTCACCGAGTTTGGTGATACCATGCCAGGTTTTGGTGACGACTCAGGTGCCGGCATGGGTACAGCTGTAGCTGACATCGACCTGGATGGCGACTGGGATATTTACCTGTCTGACCTGCCCGATCCGGGCAACGAGCCGGTTGCTGAAGGCAACCCGTTGTACCTGGGTAATCCAGATGGTACATGGTCAGAAAACGCAGCGCCGGCAGCCGGCGTTGAGAGCTTCTCCTCTTGGGGTGTGAACTTTGTTGACCTCGACCAGGATGGTTTTGAAGATCTTTTTGTGGGTACCATTGCGCCGAACAATGCAGTGAAGTCTGTATTCCACAACAATGGCGACGGTACCTTTGCCGACGTAACGGCCTCTTCAGGATTCCCAACCCAGTTCCCGGCACGCGGCACGGCTATCGCCGACTATGACCGCGACGGCGACATGGACATTGTACAGGTAAACCTGAATGACCGCATCATTCTTTTTGAGAACGTAACCACTGGCCAGGGCAACTGGCTGCAGGTTGATCTTGAAGCTACCGTGAGCAACCGCTCTGCAATTGGTACGCTGCTAGAAGCCACAACGGGTGGCACAACACGGATGCGCCAGATCAACGGCGGTGCAAGCGCGCACTCACAGGATGAACTGGTTGTTCATTTTGGGTTGGGCAGCGCAACGAACATCGACGAGCTGAAAATTTCCTGGCCTTCAGGCGAAGTGCAGATCCTGACAAATGTAGGCGTTAACCAGATGATCACAGTCACCGAACCTAACGGCGGTGGTGGCAGTGGTACGCTGGTTGTAACGCCAGGTAGCATTGACTTCGGTCAGCAGGAAGAAGGCACCACGTCTGCACCTGCTGCCATTACACTGAGCAATACAGGCACCGCAGCACTCGACGTTACGGGTGTATCAATCAGTGGCGCTGACGCGGTTGATTTCAGCGATACTTTTGGTGGATCAGTGATGATTCCTGCCGGCGGTTCAAGCACGTTTGATGTGACCTTCACCCCAAGCGCAGCAGCTGCGCCGTTGATGGGGGATGTGATCTACCGTGTGAATGCGGGTGGAGACCTTGTTTCGGATTGGGAAGAAGATTCGGACACCAATCCGTCTGCTTATGTAAACGAGTCAGCTACCGCTACGCAGTCTACAACCAGTGCAATCACGCTGGACAGCTCGGTACCTGCCGGCACGCCAGAGGCACTGTTCCAGACTGTGCGTATCGATGCAGCAAAAGCGGATCCGGTTATGGAGTGGGATTTCCCTGTAACCGCCGGCGATGAACTGACCATTCGTTTGTTCTTTGCTGAAATTATCCGTTGCCAGAACGGTAGCCACATTTTCGATGTCGTAATCGAAGGTACCACAGTGCTGGAAGAATACGACCCGTTTGCTGAGGTAGGTTGCGAAGTAGGTACAATGAAAGAGTTTGTTGTAACCGCTGGTGATAACAACCTTGACATCGACTTCCCGCTGGGCGGCAACAACCGTCCGCCTATCATCGCGGCAATCGAGATTGAATCAGAAAGTGGCGGAACCGGTGGTGCTGATATCCGCACTGCACAACTCGACGTAACGCACACGGGCAGCAATCCATCACAGTCTGTTTCACTCACGGGTGAAGCAACAACCGATGGTGGTGGTGGCAACGACGCACCAGTAGCAGCATTTACGTTCGCAGCTACAGATCTGGATGTAAGCTTTACTGATGGCAGTAGCGATAGCGACGGCAGCGTTGTAAGCTGGAGCTGGGACTTTGGTGATGGCAATTCGTCTACTGGACAGAACCCAGATCACACCTACGCTGCAGCCGGCACCTATACGGTGGCGCTGACTGTAACGGACGACGCCGGCGCAACAGGCGCAACCAGCCAGTCGGTAACTGTAACCGACGGTACAACGGCAGGCACGATGCACATCGAAAGCATCACAACTTCTGTTGTACGTGGCGGCGGTACGGGCCATGTTGAAGCAGTGATTACTATTGTTGATGAGAATGGTAATCCTGTTGAGACGGCAACGGTATCGGGTACGTTCAGCGATGACGTGAGCGGCGCTGATACGCAGGACACCAACGCAAGTGGTGAAGCCATGTTGATGTCTGACGCCATTACCGTGCGCCCGCAGACGATTAGCGTTTGCGTAGACAACGTGACACATGCTACGTTGACCTACGATCCAGGTGCAAACAGCGACCCAGGGTTTGCCTGTAGTGCAGCGCCTTCAGCAGCCCGTAGCGGCGCTGATCAGCTTGCGCTGACCGCAGGATTGCCGACTGAGTTTGCACTCGAATCGAACTACCCGAACCCGTTCAATCCAACGACAACGATTCGGTTTGACGTGCCGGAAGCCTCAGACGTACGCCTTGAGGTATACGACCTGATGGGCCGCCGTGTGGCTACGCTGGTTAATGGCCAGATGGCTGCTGGCCGCTACGAAGCAACCTGGAACGCCCGCAGCGACGCCGGCGCATCGGTTGCGAGTGGCGTTTACCTGTACCGCATGCAGGCCGGCTCGTTTGAGTCCGTCCAGCGCATGGTGCTGATGAAGTAA
- a CDS encoding FG-GAP-like repeat-containing protein, with protein sequence MHQLKKFQHYVWLCIVIGAMPFTQATAQISFNEIGVSAGVGSDSYDSSSRHGLGVIWVDYDNDGFPDIFASNGSGLPAHLYHNEGNGTFTDADNLLPVLPGVEMTSTMFADYDNDGDQDIYIAVGSGDLFSPDGGANILLQNQWVENGNALSTPLFIDVAAAAGVDNLPAVPFGTNPGYKSYSGGWLDYDRDGCVDLYVANMVWDQGGVNTNANQLYKNNCDGTFTDVTVSSGVDTGDDDDYRPTLAFFGGLLTPGDIDPDLYVVNVHDASPYHHDLIYENNGDGTFTEFSGTMPTFGDDSGAGMGTAVGDIDLDGDWDIYITDLPAPPVEPVMEGNTLYLGQPDGTWSENAGPTAGVASGPSWGANFTDLDLDGFEDLFVGTIAPDTQIQTIYRNDGDGTFSDVTSGSGFVTGHEARGTAAADFDRDDDIDIVQVNLNGSIDLYENVTSTSDNWLEIDLNATVSNRSAIGTLVEATIGGVTRMRQVNGGASAHSQDDLMVHFGLGSATNVDQLTISWPSGIVQTLTNVGVNQMIAVTEQTTAPGDLFTEVSAAAGVSVIHDGGALTDMGIGSGAAWFDYDNDGDQDLYMTMRTGANRLFQNNGGTFTDVAAAAGVADASHDGSGVAVADYDNDGDKDMYLSNSKEDVFFENNGDGTFTDITAGSGLGTNGARRGTSASWGDYDGDGFLDLFVSHHEPMADAGIPDDATQAQDYLYHNNGDGTFTDVSDSMLGGDRVGHSFIGAWTDYDNDGDLDLYKINDCPFESTDTMRLWRNDGGTDGVTDWTFTQVAESVSADWCQNGMGIAVGDYDRDGDMDFFYSDNGADGSVPPGEKGRAGTVLLRNDNGVFAEVTTAAGVHSAAWSWGANFFDYDLDGWQDLYLAAGEVNNDVDVESELWVNNGDGTFTNTSSESGGMNDPLRTRTSVYADYDADGDPDMFLVNYAGASKLFRNDNSNFNNWLIVDLEGTTSNRDGIGARLELQMTDGGTQYFETRSGSSLGGGDDLGAYFGLGNSTVSSLTITWPSGTVQTINSLGHNQRVLIVEDGGTGGTMILSADPTSIDFGQQDIGTASAGSLVTLTNDGTDALDVTDVSVSGVDAADFSTDFFGPVTIPGGGSTTFNTTFSPNAAAAPLAATVIYRVNVGGDLNGDWEEDNAGNPSAYVNETATAIQTTASTITLDGTVPAGTPMELFQSSRTDAAKAAPNMEWDFPVTSGDELTIRLFFAEIVRCQSGGHVFDVTIEGNTVLDEYDVFNDVGCETGTMKEFVVTAGDSNLDIDFALGGNNRPPTISAIEIESESGTGGSDIRNAQLDITHTGTNPSLTVSLTGEATTVGGNDSPVADFTFAATDLDVSFTDASTDSDGSIVSWSWDFGDGNTSTGQNPDITYAASGTYTVSLTVTDDLGATGSSSQDVTVSDGNAVPTASFTSAENDLEVTFTDGSTDSDGTIASWSWDFGDGNTSTDQNPVHTYAAYGTYTVALTVTDDGGATGSASASVTLTDPNAGGAFIEADGMVVMEAENFHTQIDRSGQTWAASTDDAGFSGASAMIASPDDGIIIDSDVTTTSPELSYDLDISTTGDYIIWVRMWAPDAGSNSVHVGVDGAIDGQSKGIQSPDLSEWVWLRLARGGNTLEQTISTAGSHTFNLWMREDGTSVDKIVMTTDAGFTPTGEGPAESPQASAPISEANRGLDGLVFGEETAVVDLPTEYALESNYPNPFNPTTTIKYDVPEASSVKLEVYDMMGRRIATLVNGQLGAGRYEATWNARSDSGAPVASGVYLYRLQAGSFEAVKRMVLMK encoded by the coding sequence ATGCATCAACTCAAAAAGTTTCAACACTATGTATGGTTATGCATAGTGATTGGGGCTATGCCGTTTACACAAGCGACGGCGCAGATTTCGTTTAACGAAATCGGCGTCTCGGCCGGCGTAGGTTCCGATTCATATGACAGTTCGTCCCGGCACGGACTGGGCGTAATCTGGGTAGATTACGATAACGATGGTTTTCCTGACATTTTTGCAAGCAACGGTTCAGGACTGCCAGCACATCTGTATCACAACGAAGGCAATGGTACCTTCACCGATGCAGACAATCTGCTACCCGTATTGCCCGGCGTTGAAATGACCAGCACCATGTTTGCTGATTATGACAACGATGGTGACCAGGACATTTATATCGCTGTTGGCTCTGGCGATCTTTTTTCACCGGACGGCGGAGCAAATATTCTCCTCCAAAACCAGTGGGTAGAGAACGGAAACGCCCTCAGTACACCTCTCTTTATTGACGTAGCAGCGGCTGCCGGCGTAGATAACCTGCCGGCTGTACCTTTTGGTACCAACCCAGGCTACAAGTCATACTCCGGCGGATGGCTCGATTATGACCGCGACGGTTGTGTTGACCTCTACGTGGCCAACATGGTTTGGGACCAGGGCGGGGTGAATACCAACGCAAACCAACTCTACAAAAACAATTGCGACGGTACCTTCACCGACGTAACCGTTTCAAGTGGCGTTGATACTGGTGATGATGACGATTATCGTCCAACGCTGGCGTTTTTCGGCGGTTTGCTGACGCCTGGTGATATCGATCCAGACCTGTACGTGGTAAACGTACACGACGCTTCTCCTTACCATCACGACCTCATTTATGAAAACAATGGGGACGGTACGTTCACAGAATTCAGCGGTACCATGCCTACCTTTGGCGATGACTCGGGCGCTGGCATGGGAACGGCTGTTGGTGATATCGACCTCGATGGTGACTGGGACATCTACATTACAGACTTGCCTGCACCGCCTGTTGAGCCTGTTATGGAAGGTAACACGCTGTATCTCGGCCAGCCAGATGGTACCTGGAGCGAAAACGCAGGTCCAACTGCCGGCGTTGCAAGCGGTCCTTCCTGGGGGGCGAACTTCACCGATCTTGACCTGGATGGTTTTGAAGACCTCTTTGTAGGTACGATCGCCCCAGATACACAAATTCAGACGATTTATCGCAATGATGGTGATGGTACGTTCTCGGACGTAACGTCTGGCTCCGGTTTTGTAACCGGCCACGAAGCGCGCGGTACGGCCGCAGCAGATTTTGACCGTGACGATGATATTGATATTGTGCAGGTGAATCTCAACGGAAGCATCGATCTGTATGAGAACGTAACCAGCACATCCGACAACTGGCTGGAAATTGATCTCAATGCAACGGTTAGTAACCGCTCAGCAATCGGTACGCTCGTAGAAGCAACCATTGGTGGTGTTACCCGGATGCGCCAGGTGAATGGTGGTGCAAGTGCACACTCACAGGACGACCTGATGGTTCACTTTGGTCTTGGTAGTGCAACCAACGTCGATCAGCTCACAATTTCCTGGCCTTCAGGTATTGTACAGACGCTGACAAACGTTGGCGTCAACCAGATGATCGCCGTAACCGAGCAGACAACTGCTCCTGGTGACCTGTTCACCGAGGTATCTGCTGCCGCGGGTGTTTCTGTTATCCATGATGGTGGCGCGCTCACTGACATGGGTATCGGCTCTGGTGCAGCGTGGTTCGACTACGACAACGACGGTGACCAGGATCTCTATATGACCATGCGAACCGGTGCAAACCGCCTGTTCCAGAACAATGGTGGTACGTTCACCGACGTTGCCGCAGCTGCCGGCGTTGCTGATGCTTCGCACGATGGCTCTGGCGTTGCTGTAGCTGACTACGACAACGACGGCGACAAAGACATGTACCTCTCCAACTCCAAAGAAGACGTATTTTTTGAGAACAACGGCGACGGCACGTTTACCGACATTACTGCGGGTTCAGGCCTCGGTACAAATGGCGCACGCCGTGGTACTTCGGCTTCCTGGGGTGACTACGACGGCGACGGTTTCCTCGATCTGTTTGTGAGCCATCACGAGCCAATGGCAGATGCCGGCATTCCTGATGATGCCACACAGGCACAGGATTACCTGTATCACAACAACGGCGACGGTACATTCACTGACGTATCTGATTCCATGTTAGGTGGCGATCGTGTAGGCCACAGTTTCATTGGTGCATGGACCGACTACGACAACGACGGCGACCTCGATCTGTATAAAATTAACGACTGTCCGTTTGAAAGCACCGATACCATGCGGTTGTGGAGAAACGACGGTGGTACAGACGGGGTAACCGATTGGACCTTCACCCAGGTTGCTGAATCTGTTTCAGCAGACTGGTGCCAGAATGGTATGGGTATCGCCGTAGGCGACTACGACCGTGATGGTGACATGGACTTCTTCTACTCAGACAACGGCGCTGACGGCTCTGTGCCTCCGGGCGAAAAAGGCCGCGCAGGTACCGTTTTACTGCGTAACGACAACGGCGTCTTCGCTGAAGTTACCACAGCAGCCGGCGTACACTCTGCAGCATGGTCCTGGGGTGCAAACTTCTTCGACTATGACCTTGATGGCTGGCAGGATCTCTACCTGGCTGCTGGTGAGGTAAACAACGATGTAGATGTTGAGTCTGAGCTCTGGGTGAACAACGGAGACGGTACGTTCACCAATACGTCCAGCGAAAGCGGCGGCATGAACGACCCGCTCAGAACGCGGACCAGCGTTTATGCTGATTACGATGCTGACGGCGACCCGGACATGTTCCTGGTCAACTACGCCGGCGCATCCAAGCTCTTCCGCAATGACAACAGCAATTTCAACAACTGGCTGATCGTCGACCTCGAAGGTACCACGAGTAACCGCGATGGAATCGGCGCACGCCTTGAATTGCAGATGACCGACGGCGGTACACAGTATTTCGAAACACGCAGTGGCTCAAGCCTCGGTGGCGGTGATGACCTGGGTGCCTATTTTGGCCTCGGCAACAGCACTGTTTCCAGCCTGACCATCACGTGGCCTTCGGGTACCGTTCAGACGATCAATAGCCTCGGCCACAACCAGCGCGTATTGATTGTTGAAGATGGCGGCACAGGTGGTACCATGATCCTTTCTGCTGATCCTACAAGCATCGACTTCGGACAGCAGGATATTGGTACGGCTTCAGCCGGCTCACTGGTTACCCTCACAAACGACGGCACGGACGCTTTGGACGTAACCGACGTAAGCGTGAGCGGTGTTGATGCAGCTGATTTCAGCACAGACTTCTTTGGGCCGGTAACCATTCCTGGTGGCGGGTCAACCACGTTCAACACAACCTTCAGCCCGAACGCTGCTGCAGCACCACTTGCTGCCACCGTTATCTACCGGGTCAATGTTGGGGGGGATTTGAATGGCGATTGGGAAGAAGACAACGCTGGTAATCCTTCTGCCTATGTCAACGAAACGGCAACCGCTATTCAGACAACGGCATCAACCATTACATTGGATGGTACAGTGCCGGCTGGTACGCCGATGGAGCTGTTCCAATCTTCACGTACGGATGCCGCCAAAGCAGCGCCAAACATGGAGTGGGACTTCCCTGTGACTTCTGGTGATGAACTGACCATCCGTCTGTTCTTCGCAGAGATTGTACGCTGTCAGTCTGGTGGCCATGTATTCGACGTAACCATCGAAGGCAACACTGTACTCGATGAATACGACGTGTTCAACGATGTAGGTTGTGAGACCGGTACCATGAAAGAGTTTGTGGTAACAGCCGGCGACAGCAACCTCGATATCGACTTTGCCCTGGGTGGCAACAACCGCCCACCAACCATTTCTGCAATCGAAATCGAGTCAGAAAGTGGAACAGGTGGCAGCGATATCCGCAATGCCCAGCTCGACATCACACACACGGGTACCAACCCGTCACTCACCGTTTCTCTGACGGGTGAGGCCACAACAGTGGGTGGCAATGATTCACCTGTAGCAGACTTTACGTTTGCTGCAACGGATCTGGATGTCAGCTTCACAGACGCAAGTACCGATAGCGATGGCTCTATTGTGAGCTGGAGCTGGGACTTCGGTGACGGCAACACGTCAACCGGACAAAATCCTGACATCACGTACGCAGCCAGCGGTACCTATACGGTGTCTCTGACGGTAACGGATGATCTGGGTGCAACCGGTTCAAGCTCACAGGATGTTACGGTAAGTGATGGCAATGCTGTACCAACAGCAAGCTTTACTTCTGCCGAGAATGATCTCGAAGTGACCTTTACGGATGGCAGCACGGACAGCGATGGAACGATCGCTAGCTGGAGCTGGGACTTTGGTGACGGCAACACGTCAACCGATCAGAATCCTGTTCATACCTATGCTGCGTATGGCACGTATACCGTTGCATTGACGGTTACCGATGACGGCGGTGCAACCGGTAGCGCGAGCGCTTCGGTTACACTCACGGATCCAAACGCCGGCGGCGCCTTTATCGAGGCTGATGGTATGGTGGTTATGGAAGCAGAAAACTTCCACACGCAGATCGACCGGAGTGGTCAGACCTGGGCGGCAAGCACGGACGACGCCGGCTTTAGCGGCGCAAGCGCCATGATTGCAAGCCCAGACGATGGTATCATCATCGACAGCGATGTTACCACCACAAGTCCTGAGCTTTCTTACGATCTGGATATATCAACCACAGGCGATTACATCATCTGGGTCCGGATGTGGGCACCGGACGCCGGTAGCAACTCCGTACACGTAGGTGTGGATGGCGCTATTGACGGACAGTCTAAAGGCATCCAGTCGCCAGATCTCTCCGAATGGGTATGGTTGAGACTTGCCCGTGGTGGCAACACGCTCGAGCAGACCATTTCTACGGCAGGAAGCCACACCTTCAACCTGTGGATGCGCGAAGATGGTACGTCGGTTGACAAAATTGTCATGACGACAGATGCCGGCTTTACGCCAACAGGTGAAGGCCCAGCTGAAAGCCCACAGGCTTCTGCACCTATTTCTGAAGCAAACCGTGGCCTTGATGGCCTCGTGTTTGGCGAAGAAACAGCAGTTGTGGATCTGCCAACCGAGTATGCACTCGAATCAAACTACCCTAACCCGTTCAATCCAACGACGACAATCAAATACGATGTTCCTGAAGCCTCCAGCGTGAAACTGGAAGTGTATGACATGATGGGGCGCCGGATTGCAACACTGGTGAACGGACAACTGGGTGCCGGCCGTTATGAAGCGACGTGGAACGCACGCAGCGACTCCGGCGCACCTGTTGCGAGTGGGGTATACCTGTACCGCCTGCAAGCTGGTTCTTTCGAAGCAGTAAAACGCATGGTGTTAATGAAGTAA
- the rny gene encoding ribonuclease Y, with protein MDPITVAVALVALVLGIVLSRFVVSRNSQQAQLESQRLLTEVDVEKRARYEQLDRLESDINERVETFEQEKREARRALRRSKEKIEQRQEKLSRRAQRLAEREKISLKATDMLDVMRKEVRQSQVEAEKLRRRSALLHEDIKKRQDEARQLKAESEDANAKVQAGKDRLDSILEQQLRKLESITGMSAEDARQAMLEQYLEEVKLEAASMVKEIRDEAKLKANREARKIILTAIQRTAASHAIENTVSVVNIQSDEMKGRIIGREGRNIRAFEATTGIEVIVDDTPEAVILSGFDPVRREVARLALIQLVQDGRIHPARIEEVVEKVRLEIEDELIEIGERTVIDLNLHGMHPELIRLVGRMRYRTSYGQNLLSHSIETARIASMMAAELNLNTMLATRAGLLHDIGKVVEEEIEHPHAIVGMDLCRKFKEHEDVCNAVGAHHDEIEMNCMIAPVVQAADAISGARPGARREALESYIKRLEKLEDLARAFDGVERVYAIQAGREIRVLVNHDVISDASAEILAVDISKKIQNEMQYPGQVKVTVIREVRSVSYAK; from the coding sequence ATGGATCCAATTACGGTTGCCGTGGCATTAGTTGCCCTTGTTTTAGGCATTGTTCTCAGCAGATTTGTTGTATCCCGTAACTCGCAACAGGCGCAGCTTGAGTCGCAGCGCTTACTCACCGAAGTTGATGTTGAAAAACGCGCGCGTTACGAGCAACTTGATCGGCTTGAGTCTGATATAAATGAACGTGTAGAAACGTTCGAGCAGGAGAAAAGAGAAGCCAGACGTGCCCTCCGCCGCTCAAAAGAAAAAATTGAGCAGCGACAAGAAAAACTATCCCGCCGTGCCCAGCGCCTGGCTGAACGCGAAAAGATCTCGCTGAAAGCTACGGATATGCTGGATGTAATGAGAAAAGAGGTACGCCAGAGCCAGGTTGAAGCCGAAAAGCTTCGCCGGCGGTCTGCCCTTTTACATGAAGACATCAAAAAGCGCCAGGACGAAGCCCGCCAGCTGAAAGCGGAATCGGAAGATGCCAATGCGAAAGTGCAGGCCGGCAAAGATCGCCTGGACAGCATTCTCGAACAGCAACTCCGTAAGCTTGAATCCATTACAGGCATGTCTGCGGAAGATGCCCGGCAGGCCATGCTGGAGCAGTACCTCGAAGAAGTAAAGCTTGAAGCTGCTTCGATGGTGAAAGAAATTCGCGACGAAGCCAAACTCAAAGCCAACCGGGAAGCCAGAAAAATCATTCTCACCGCTATTCAGCGGACTGCAGCTTCCCATGCGATCGAAAACACAGTTTCTGTGGTCAACATCCAATCGGATGAAATGAAAGGCCGCATTATTGGCCGGGAAGGCCGAAATATTCGTGCTTTTGAAGCGACCACGGGTATTGAGGTTATTGTAGATGATACCCCAGAAGCAGTAATCCTTTCAGGGTTTGACCCGGTGCGTCGGGAAGTTGCCCGTTTGGCTCTAATTCAGCTCGTACAAGACGGCCGAATCCATCCTGCGCGTATCGAGGAAGTGGTTGAGAAAGTGCGACTCGAAATAGAGGATGAGTTGATTGAAATTGGTGAACGGACCGTTATCGACCTTAACTTGCACGGCATGCACCCCGAACTCATTCGTTTGGTAGGTCGGATGCGGTATCGCACAAGTTACGGCCAAAATCTGCTTTCCCATTCCATCGAAACGGCCCGTATTGCCTCTATGATGGCAGCAGAGTTGAACCTCAATACGATGTTAGCCACGCGTGCCGGCCTGTTGCATGACATCGGGAAGGTGGTTGAAGAAGAAATTGAGCATCCCCACGCTATTGTTGGCATGGATTTGTGCCGCAAGTTCAAGGAGCATGAGGATGTGTGCAATGCTGTTGGCGCCCACCACGACGAAATCGAGATGAACTGCATGATTGCCCCCGTTGTGCAGGCCGCTGATGCGATTTCCGGTGCCCGCCCGGGCGCCCGCCGCGAAGCGCTTGAGTCGTATATCAAGCGGCTTGAAAAGCTGGAAGACCTCGCGCGCGCATTTGATGGCGTTGAGCGGGTGTACGCGATCCAGGCCGGCCGGGAAATTCGCGTGCTTGTGAACCATGATGTGATCTCGGATGCATCAGCCGAAATCCTTGCGGTAGATATCTCGAAAAAAATACAGAACGAGATGCAATACCCGGGGCAGGTGAAGGTAACGGTTATCCGCGAAGTTCGCTCGGTATCATACGCTAAATAG
- a CDS encoding cell division protein ZapA — protein sequence MEKSISVRVMGREYTLRVNEEDEAMTKEIAAYVDDKMTAFRTAFPKQPEITTAVIAALSIAEELHTARDQQDKIIADTDEELVVLTDKLSFVLDAESGNKATAKTIEETAEKTADKAGNGAASKKTAKPKAGARKKKS from the coding sequence ATGGAAAAGTCGATTAGCGTCCGGGTAATGGGGCGCGAGTACACCTTACGTGTAAATGAGGAAGATGAGGCGATGACAAAAGAAATCGCCGCATATGTTGACGATAAAATGACGGCGTTTCGTACCGCCTTTCCCAAGCAGCCGGAAATCACAACAGCAGTGATAGCTGCATTGTCTATTGCAGAAGAATTGCACACCGCGCGAGATCAGCAGGATAAAATTATTGCTGATACAGATGAAGAACTGGTTGTGTTGACAGACAAGCTCTCTTTTGTGCTCGACGCAGAATCCGGCAATAAGGCTACAGCAAAAACAATCGAGGAAACGGCTGAAAAAACTGCCGATAAGGCCGGTAACGGTGCTGCTTCGAAAAAAACAGCGAAGCCAAAAGCGGGTGCGCGCAAAAAGAAATCCTGA